In Poecile atricapillus isolate bPoeAtr1 chromosome 1, bPoeAtr1.hap1, whole genome shotgun sequence, the sequence ATTGTACAGTTTTCTGTACTGATTATTTTCGGTCTTTAAATTGGGCTTTTATTTGTGTGTTAGCAGTCTGAATTCAATGTCTCTTCTGTGCCTGGGGTAAGAAGTGCATACTTTACTTTTACAATAAAAAATAGGTTTCAGACCAAATGCTCTTGCTGCAGGATTGGAACTCATCTAAATtactaataaaataatttcaatctaaatgaaattttcataatgtaattatataataatatatgtgtATAATAGGAGTATTGGGAATAATACATATACATTTGCAAGCCATATGGTGGAAAATAGCTTCCTCCCATTAAAGATGTGGTCAGACATGCAAATATAAATGACTGGCCCAGCAAAAATCTCAGCTGTTTTTCTAGGTGAACAATCCCAACACAGCGGTccaagggaaaataatttctaaatggAATTCAGAACAGGTCACTTTAGCTGCTTAGAGGGTTATGCTGACAAGGATCAAGATCAGTAGTTTATCTACAGTTTATATTCTAATTTGTCTACATTCCTGAATAATTTTAATGTTATTCAAACGTGTAAGGCAATTAAATGTGGAGTTCCATAGCCAGAGAGCACAGTCAGTATGTCTTCAGTAGGTTTAAAATGAGCCCTAAAGCCTTTATAAGACTTGGTGTGTGGGAAGTCTCTAGAATGGCTAGAGGCATGAATTGAATGTACTGTAAATAAACTGTGGCATGAAAACTTTCACTAGTGCTcagggaggagagaaaatgcTGCTGAATGTCGAAACGATAACATTTGAATGCAGTGGGTAGCTCCTGCCTGACACACAtagagctggagcagagaaaaAATGACTAATTCAGCCAGCACAATGAGGGAGAAACCTGACTCTGACACCACCATTAAATAGGAGAAGTTTTGACAGGTGAGTCAGGTTATGCTATATGTTTTTTTCATCACTGTTGTACCtttctgaggagctgctgccccggTGCCTGCTCTGCAGATATGGTCCTGAACATCAGGGGACACCATGATTTTCTCAGGTTTTCCCTATGAGCCCACAGGAAAACAGAATCCTCTCCTGATTTCCAGTCTTTATTTCTTGGACAAAAGGAAACAGACTCAGCAATAATAATGGCAAGATAACCTTAGCCTTGATCCCAAGGGTCTGGGAGGTTCCCAGGCTTGGTTGCTGTTTCTCCCTTATTTTCTGGTGGGTCTGGCTTCATTCTGTGGTCAGTTTGTCGCTGTGCAATGCTAGGCTAGGACTGTGTACCCAAGACATGAAATGGAGACATGCCTCTCTTGATCTCTTGCCTTATTTTTTGCCTCTTCCCACCCCCACCAAGAATTCACAGCCGTCCCTTACGCTGTGCATGGCACAAATGTCCAAACCTGCCCAGACAGCCCATGGAATCTCTCTCCATCACTGATGTAATTAGGGAATGTTGTTGTGTGGATACAGCTATTACTGCAACATCTGTAGAGCATCAGAGAGCCTTAAAGGCATCATCTGAGACTTGTGCTGCTTCAAATGGGATCAAAATCTGACTGTCACCAGCCTCTGAAAGAGCAGCTGAGAAAAAGACTTTGCTAGTTGCTGTCTGCCAGCAATGCTGCAATCATGAGGCTTCTCCCAGGCTCTTGccagctgtgcagctcctgcagagagtGAGTGTGCTCTGCAATGAAGTGGAAAGCCTTTCTCAGGTGGGGGGTACTTCCTTATCACCTACTTAGCAGCTGCACCGGCCTGGTCCAGTGGGCTCTCAGTCTTACTTCTTTGAAGGCTTCCCTGCTTCGTTGTTTGCTTGGGTTATTTTTCTCCAGTTAGAGCTATTTTTTTCAATAGCTGTGTGAAGCTTTATCCACTCAGCAGGAGAATATCCAGAGCAATTTCTAAGTATCAATGTCTAGCTAGTGTGGATGGCACTAATGGAAGAAGGTGCAGATGTGCCAAGGAAGTTTGTGGCCAGGGTGGCGCTTCTTTTGAACAGATCTTTTTTGTGTGAATTGGTAAACAGCTTTGGCTTGCAAGTGAGTGTAAATATAAACTGCAGAGTGTTGAGATACATgcagtgtcagtgtcagtggAAAAATGAGGTGAGCACAGCTGTTCTGTAGTAATTTCTAAGCGCTGTATGCTGAGGCTTTTGCTCTTTCAGTTTAAGAAGCTTTGCAAGGAGAAAGGCCTagcaaaggaaagggagagCCCAGGGAAATGGAATTTCTTCAAATAGTGGTAGTTCAAATAGTCCCCTTCATTGCTGTGTATGAGGAATACATAGGTGTGAGGAGAGGTGGTGTAGCCTAGGGACTGACCTGTGGACAGGAAATGTTAATTTCACATCCAAAGGGGAAAAAGTACTAAGGATAAGAAAACATGGTATTTGGTAATGGTAGGCAGGCAATGCAATATGCATGGCCTGTGCAATTATAATCAAGAGACTATTATGTCAAATACTGTATAATCAAGTAATAAAAGACAATCCTTCCTTCATAAGTCTAAAGGATAAAAAGATAGAATTATCCTAACTTTTTATAAGGGTAAAATAGAAATGTTGGACAAATTACTTATTTGGTAGTGCTTGGAAGTTGTGTGTGCATTTTCATGAGTTGAATGTTAGGTTGCTTGAGTGGGAGCAACACTTTCTCTCtaaacaaagcagaaatttaAAGCTCAGAATAAAGTAGTCTTAGAAGTCAGAGACAAGTGGAGTTATGAGCTGAAGCAAGAAATCAAGTTTAATTGGTGTCATCTAGAGCACCAAAAAGTGCatttcatcttcatcatcaatagagaatgaaagaaaagtaaaaggCAGTCCAAACctactttaaataaaatacttgtcTGGGGTCTTTGCAAAGTGTGACTTCACTGGATTTGTTGTGTTCCCACAGCTCGGCTTTCTGGACTCTGAAATCTCAGTAATGAGCTGTTTACTGACATTCTTTTCAATTAGACCATTTCTCCTTGAGTAGCAAATGTTATTCTGTTAAACTGGTTTAGTTTCAGGGTTGCTTTTCCCTCTTGACCCAAGTCAGGTCTACATAGACAGGACTGACAGCTCTAGCAAAAAGCCCCATATTACTGTGGCTTGCAaaacatgacttttttttctctttaaaaagaggtggggaaaaaagccaaaattagGTTGAACAAAAATAGTCTGTTTCTAAAAGCCTTTTGCTAGGGCTTTTTCATAACATATCCTAAAAATCAGGGGAATACAGTAAATGTTGTGACTGGAATGTTTTACTGCATTTTGTGCTGACAGAGCAATCATCCTTGCTCTGCCTCCATTCCCTTATCTATCCTCGCAGCTTGTCAGGAAAATCCAAGTGGTTCAAAACAGCAAGATGCAAGTTCTCAGCTTAGTTACATACTTTCTCTGGCAGTGTATGTATTCTctggaaaaaatatggaaaaatcaCAGTTTTATTGTAGACAAGCATGACTGTCTTATAAATAATTTGGCCTTTTAATAGTTTGGATGAATAGAttaatttttgaattttctttcttccagtgTCAGGTCTTTCCTTCCTCACCCTCAGGCTATTGTGGACTCCAAAAGCACAGGTAAGTGGGGATGAATCAGAAAACAATGATTCAGTTTCTGGGCTAAGGCTGAGCTTGAGAACTTGAGCTTTCCTTCTTAATCTGTTCCTCAAGTTATAGCATAAGCACAAGGCCAAGAGCCTTAAAATCTTCTAAAACTAAAATAGCTAACTCCTTACTATCTGGCTGGGATTAGGCATGTCATCTTAGTGTAActcccagggctttggggaTAAGAGCATTTCCCTCATTTGTGGAGGATAAAGACTGTGAAGTGCTGAAGGTCCATTGAACTAAATTGACAAATTTAAGTCAAGTGAACATAAATCCGGATTTATCTCCTTGCCAAAAATAATCTCACCGGAGTCAATACTCGTAATTTATCAGTTAGAAGTGCTTCTGCTGTTGTCCCCACTTCCTCAGGTTGGTGGCACAGTGATTTCTTGAGGTGAGAGGTTCTATGCTGTCTGGACACTCAGTGTGGTCTTCCTCCTCGTGACATCCTACACAACTGGTCTGCAGATTAAGAGGATTTCTACTGTTACAATAAAAGCTCTGCTTTAACAAAAAACCTCTTGAGTGGGAGCCTGCTGAAATTTATAACCCTTATGAGCTGAGGGTGCTTTTATTCCTTGTGATCTGTTTTTCAATGTCACATGTGAAAACGTGGAAAGTGGGAAAGGACCACTGGCTGACATTGACATTGGAAATTTAATAATTCTGGGACTTGCTGctgtttctcttcttctaaaTCACAGAGCTGTCATTGCTTGGCTGGGTGTAGTAAATACTGCCGTGGCTCTGCAGCTCGTGCATGTCTGCTCTGACTCATAAATTGCAAAGGAAAAATTGAAATGGgtgaatatatttaaatattcattcaTTAGAGCTGACttcaaaaattagaatttttctgaataatCACAGTTAGAGCATTAATGTATATTTATCATGATGGGTGTGTTGAGGAGGCACTTAACTCCCATCAGGGATATTTTCCAACAACTGCATCTCGTATAGATGCCTCTTGTTTTGGCCCTTGCGGATGAAGGTGTtctccctgctctgggatggAGTGCCTGCCTGCAGGGATGATCCTTGCCTCAGCAGGGAGCGGTGACAGGGCTTTACCACTCTCCACAGCTGTGGGATATGTGGCTGACAACATCCTCAAGATCCCCATCTGGCAGAAGGCAGAgcaccctgccctgcagcacaggggggctgcaggagcctggGGAAGAGCGAGCTCAGGGGCTCGGAACAGCAGCCTTCTAAAATCTCAGTGCCTTGGACATTAAGCTGGTGTTTAAGACCTTGTGGGGTACAAAAGGAGCAAAACCTTTTGTTGCATGAATATTcaaataattctttttaattctgCAGCTGAACAAAACCTCTCAATTACTAAAATACgctaaaaagaaaataccaaagGGAAAATAATGTGAGAAGTGCTGGAATGAATGACAGGTTGATAAAGAATGACTGAATCACCAGAGTTGTTTTTAACAATGAAGTTTGTTTTCAAAGACATGAAGGAAAGATTGGGAAAACAATGATATGAGACCATGTAGACAACATGCCACGGTTTGATGTGTGCAGATCAGCGTGTCTGGTCATCAGAAGCTGCTCTGATCTGTGTCatcctctcttttccttgaaCTGTGCTTTGGTACAGAGGGTTGGAACAGCTCGCTGTTCATACAGAAATGGTGTGgtgttcagcagcagaaaggtgAGGAGGATGTTCCTTGAAGAGAATAAGAAGCAATTAGTGTCCTGAAAGGAGTCTTCCAAGAGAAAAATCTGAGAGGGCTACATTTCACATACACAATTTCAGCAATATTTAAGGAGACATATAACAATGGTCTGTAAAGATTACAAGGTTGCAAACATGAACAGGGGATAAGAGTTTTATATGAAAGTCCAAAGGATGTCAATTAGTACTTCAAAATTAAACAAGGGGAAATTAATCTAAGTAGCTGCGTAATCATGCTCTGTAATAGATTATGGAgggaaaattctttttaattaaaagtgcTGGAAGGAGAAAGAATTAGTTTGATTAATTTTCTAGTTTAGGTGGATAAGTTAGAAACTGTTGAGTTGAAAATGACCTTTGTTATGGCTTGCCATGATTTTAACTTCAGAATTTTAGCTATTTCTAGACTTCTAAAAAGtttaacaaaaataatcttCATTATTCATAATTATTGAGATTTTTGCACCTTTTTTTAAGGTTATTGGAGTAACTAATTGGGAGTGAGAAAACATctcaaaaatgcattttctttccacAATTTCATAATAGTTTTGCACTGTTATTCCTGGTGAATTATAACCCATATCCCTAGTAGTATTTTTGTATTCTTGTCTGTTTTGATATGTGATTCAATATGCCTGACTCTGATCTCATTCAGTCCCCTTAGTTTTCCCCCTGATCAGTGTTCTGTGTCATATTCATTCTGCTTTTGGTTTTCATcattaaaatgacatttttcatcttctgcttCACTGCACTGTCTGGGACTTGCCACTTCTTTTGCTCTCTCTTTCTGTTCTTACTCATGgcaaatgaaataattaatcAAATCAAAATTCCTGCTGTAGTTACCTACAAATCCTGCATATGAAATTTGATTTGGAAAGGTTTTGTGGCAGCACTCTGACACCTTGGCATTCTTATGCATAAGAGAAAACGGAATATTTATGTCTTTGGGAAAAGGTATTTCACAGCAAATTCTCAGCCCCTGGAGTGGAGGGGTCTGTGGCACTTTGGCTGAAGATCTGTTGTTTTGCTTCCTGGAGAAACTCGTCATTAAATGAACATAAGAGTAGAGTTTATCAAACCACATCTACTGGAATGTAAAAGGGAAGTCAGCTCTTCTGAGAAGCATCTTTCAGTCACTGTTCTCTGTCAGAAATGTCCTACAGAAGGTAGGTGCCCTCAGGAAGGTAGTGGCAGACAGATCTACTACCCCTTTTTTCTGGGTTCAGGCTTATTCTCTGCCTTTGTCTCTTTTTAACAAGATTCAATCTCCTAAAATCTCAGTTTTTTACAAACAAGTTGTCTGATGGGCACAGCATCATGTTCTCAATATCTCCAATGACATACTCCAAAACTCATCATGATTTTTCTGGATTACTTCCTCCTGGTGTGAAAACTGAAGGGAAGCAACAAGTTAAGACACTACCACAAAGAGAATTTGAATCTATTGTGAAAACACCTATCATCATTCTGTTCTTATGCTTCTCTCTGTTGTCTCAATAGAGACATAGGTTGTCTCAGTAAATCTAAATTTATTGTGACAAAATGAACCCAAAGATCCCAGGAATATATCCTTTAttgtaatattttaaagatttttttttttaaattaaactaaacATAGTTCATCTGTAAATCTGAGAAAATTTTGGTGAATTGTTGAAACTTTTTCTCATGTTCATAGGAAATTACCACACTTACTGTCAGTTTTCCTAATTAAGGATAAATTTAAATCAACACATTAAAACTGAAGAATTTTTATAGTAATTTTGATTGATTCAGTTGAAATTCATTGCAGGGTAATATTATGTAATTCTGTAACAGAattcattacagaaaaatattaaaaggttATAGGCTATTTTACAAAAAACCTCTGTACTAATGGGCTGAAAAGGCTGGGTTTAATCTATGTATTAGTGCGCATAAACTGAGAAAAAGAGTTAAGTGAAGCATAGAAGCAGACTGAAACTGCAGTAGTATGAAAGCATATAATAGAACAGGATATTAAATAATCAGAGATATAATATCTAAAAGAGATGTAATTTTGTGTAATTGCCAAAGTAGCACTTTAGGTCAAATAATGAACAATATTATAAAAGGATTAGTCTGACACTGTGTTCCAGTTCATAAATGACACAATTTACTGTTCCACAGCTTACATATTTTCTTAGGTGAGATAATAGTTAACTTTCACCTCTTCCATACAAATCCTTATATTCATTGACCAGAGAAATTAATGTCTTGCCTTAGGGATTGTGTAAATTTTATATACCCGAATGAGTCAacagtgaggtttttttcacatCTATTTTCTATCTTGGTGTTTCAAAGGGGAAATAGCATCTGTTCTGGCTCTCCAAGTCAATTTACTGCAggtcacatcctgccataaGTAGCTCTTGGCCTTTGGAAACCTCACTGTATGTGTTTATTATCGACTTCATGGAATTATTTGCAGCCTGCCCTACCTCTCACTCGCTGTGAGCAAGTTTGGGAGCAGAAAATCACAAGGCATGTGACAGTTTTGTACTGAAATGAGCACCACTTTGGAGCTATCTCGTGCCTTACCTGTGTGATATTATTTGCTACCATTTTTCTCCACAGTGCTGCAAGAGACCCTGGAGGAACTGCAGGGACTTGATGCCTGATCTTCCAAAGAGCACAGCAAGTACTTGCACACACCAGTAATGGTCAGGTTTTTATATCATACATGGAGGAAATGGAGAGCCATGGGAGTTACTCATGCCAAGTGCATTGAATCTGTGGCCCCATGACTGAAGATACTTATGTGGGAAATGAACAGTTCTGTAGTCCTGGTTCACAGTTAGTTGCCAGGTAACTGCTTTCAGAGAATCAGCAgaaaaagtgtattttcttAATACCTATTGAGTAGATCATTATTTTAGGTTTACAAGGAGCTAGTTTATATTTCCCATTGAATACTACAGTGATCCCATTGAATACTACCACATACTGCACTAAGCAAGGTCTTCCCCCATACATGAGCTGTCAAGAGTCAGTATTTTAAGTTTAGGATATGTGAACATGCCTTagaataattattaaatatttattgttgtATTCTACCTCTTGCCAAGCAGGAATACtgaagctgggaaaaaaatccacaggatttccctttctctcctttttgtttttctcttcctcttgctttgctctctcccttttcctcctgtccCACTTGCACACTCCATAATGGTGAAAtggtgagaagcagaaaaattgcTGGAGGAAATGCCAGAAGTGCAGGTAAAAATACATCTCGGACTCAGGAGTAAGGGCTACAGACAGCCAGACTTTCTTTAGGCTTTAGAAAAATCACTGTTAGAAATACCAAGCTACATATGAGGAAAGGGCAGCTGTGGAATGTAACAGTCCTAAAGGCATAAAAGGTTGTGTCAAGTAGGTGAGCAATAGAGGAGGAGCTTACATTGCTGCTTTTCgagtaattttctgttttcattcagTATGCAGAACCCCGTCTAGTGAACTCAAGACTGTggataaatgtttttttttccttgcttacTTTCAACAGGTTGATGAGAAGTCATCCTCCCACACCCAGAGGCCATGGGCTGTGAACCAGTTTTCTCTGGAGCTTGCAGagaaaaagactcctttaaaaAGCAATCCAGTTCTGGAGCTTTAGTCATTAACCTTTGCTGGACTGATGCCCCTCAGAGCAGTTCCATGTTCTATTGAATGAAgggaaaaacaaccccaaaatatATCCACTGGTGTCTTTTATTAAGTTATGCAAAATACAGTATTAATTATGACACTGCATGCATTTTAGACAATATAAATGCAAGCCTACAGAAAATGTGACAAAGAAACCCTCAATTACTTTTGAGGTAGTATACAAGGAAAAATAGGAAAGCAGAAACACAGTGgattaaaagaacaaaatattagTATCACTTTGTGCATACATTAGTCACTCATAAATACATTTGTATGAAATAACTTAAGATACAATTCCATTCTTGTTGAAAAATATACTTCTTCAAATTCACcattcttgtttgttttgatttcacATGACATTTTATGGTATTTTATCaggtgggtttattttttttgtcactgcCATCATGATTTTACCCTTTTCCTCCAAGAATTTAGGCACAGATGGCCTcatgcacaaaaataaataagaaaccTGCTTGAAGGGAAAAGAATTCTGCTCAAATAGCTTAGGATAGtctaataaatacatttttgtttataaaaatatttcaggtttataaaagaggggaggggacagTCTCCCATGTGGAAAGGATGTCAAGTGAAAAGTGCTGTATAACgtttttgaagagattttgttttaaacatatAGTACCattatgaatatatattttataataatccTGTTTCTTGGAACCTTATTGTTCACTAGAAGTAtcaaatgctgttttcttccttttgtttgctGTCTTATTGCCGTTTGGGGAGATGCCTAGTTCAAAAGGGTTCCGTATAACTGTGCTTTTGTAAGGCTGTCCTTCCGACTCagaccagtgctcccagtccgCTGAAACTGTGGCTGTTTGCTGTGAACACCCGGATGGCTTCCTTGATCCATGGAAGACTGGTGGATTTCTGAAGCCTCCACTGAACTCTGATTGAGTGACTCTGCTGAGCTGTTGGGGCTCACGTCCACGTACTCTCTTTTCAATACTGGGctattttccatgtttttgcTACTGCATAACTGGACAGTGATCCTTTCGTTTTTTTGGTCTCTTGATTCTTTTGTTTTGTAAGTGGGCAATTTGTCCTGTTTACAGCTCGTGCTGACGTCAATGTTCAGGCCACTGTCTGTTCTCAGGAAGCAAGAATCCACAAGTCTGCTTTGGCAGATGTCGTCTCCCTCTGAGCAGCTGTCTGCTTTGTAACTAGCATAGATGGGGCTTGTTCGACTGTCCCCCTTCTTGATGGGGCTGCTGTAGTACTGCTCTGAGAAACTGCAGGGCGACAGCCTGCCAGCGTTCCTGTAGGAGTACGCTCCAATGTCCTCCACGCTCAGCTGCCTCCATCGCCCTGGCAAGTCTTCTTCTGAAAGGTGGGTGCTCCTGCACTCGTTCCTCATTTTCTGGTTTGCTAAAGCCTGCTGTGGTGTTATggctgagaaatgaaaaggttcaTTTGCATATGGAGGCAGAGTCCTGGTAAAAGTGGGCGAGTTCTCGTTGTCGTCAGCAAGCTCCATGTGCTGCGCGGGTTTGGGCTTGGCAAACCTGGGGCTTCCCTGATGCTCGTAACCCGCGGGTGACTTCCTTTCAAACAGCTCCTCCCGGTTGCTCATGTAGATCGCTTGCTGGGAGGCTGTCAGAGTGTTGGCTTGGGCGTTCTCCTTCTCCTCAGACGTGACACTGAAGCTGGAGTAGGAGCTGGAGGTTGGCAGAGAGGTAATGTACTCTGGGAAGGCTTCGTGGGAGAAGCTGGAATGGAAACCGTCTTCTTCGACAGTGCTGTCCGTGGAGTTTTGGGACCGCAGGAACCCCACGTCTTTCACCTGCGTGTCCACACtctgcctcctctccctcctcctctcctcggGGCAGTAAAGGGCCGTGTCACTGCAGTAGATGTCGGACTTGGGGTACTGGGGTCTTTGTCCGACTTTTCCAGCAGAGTCCTGGAAATTGAGATCCCTCGTAGATGGGCTTGACAAGTGTGAGGACAGGCTGTTTGGGTCTGGCTTTTCCAGTACTTTGGCGATGACGCAAGTGGGTATGGTATCAGCataagaagtgtggcacaagGGCACAGAAAGGCTGCACCCGTGTTTTTCCAGGTGGATGCTGACTCTTTCCTGAAAGTCAGTTGGCAGCTGCAACATAAAGAGATGacaaggagaaaggagagaagggTATGTGTCAATAGAGGTGTCACATGAGTGCTGTTAATGACATCACATAGCTCACTGTACCTGGTTCTTTGGCCACAATCTTTGTGCATTTCTGGAAACAAGGATAATCAAATgacttttgtttgtttacttaaCATTTGTACATCTTCATCTGCTTTCGCTCACGGATAACACTGTGAAACTGAAATGTTTCCTTCCAAATTAATTCAGGTTGTATAGGAATGATCATAGAATTGCTCAGGTCAGAAGAGGCCTCTACGCTCATCAAAtccagccattaacccagcacttcCAGGTTTATTTTACTgatgtaaataaaatatgtagTAAATAACAGTCTTAAAAAGGCCTGTAGGGAATTACAGCCTAAAGCAACACTTTCTGGACTGTGTGCTTGGGTGTGATTTGCAGTTGGAGTGTGGGTGTGCAGAGGTCTCTGCGGGggtgaggaaggaggaaaagatcAGATTTATTCTGTTCTTCTTTTGCCTTTCCTCAAGCTCATCTTGCCTACAACCCCATGCCAAATTGGCTCCTGCCCCCCAGCATCACATTTGATAAACAATGCTGTTTGAAGATACAGAAAAGCTGACTAACACTTCTAGAAGTGGTACTGGCTGCTGTGACAGGattgttcctgtgctgggacGAAGCAGATCAAGCTGGCTTCCTTGCCCCTTCAGTCGGACACTGCTTGTCAGATCGACCGCCCACATAAGCCTCAATGTGCCCTAACACACTGACAGAAGTAAGCACTAAGACCCGAATTCACATTGTGATTCCTGTGACACAATTAATCTGTCTAATTAATAAGTCTATTATGTATCAGAAATCATGTAGGTTTTTTCGTTTAGAAAGTCAGGCTGAGGGCTGTGGATGGTGGTTTCACCTGCCATTCTGTCATGTGGAccagaagagagagagagagagggagatgacATTCCTTGGTGAAACCTACTCAGGTATCACCAAGCATGCTTTCATGTCAAATTTTATCTGCCTTGTCACTTCAGATCTCTATCAGTGATCAGACAGCAATATTAGAGAGGTTGTCTCTCAGTATTTCTGGCTGGAAATCAGAATTTGGGTTTGGAATAAGTTTTGAGCTTGTGATTATGATAGCTCCTTTGATACTCGTGTTGATTTATGCCACTTGGGAATTTATCCCTTCAGTGCTGGGCTGAACACTGATTTactcagcattttatttttattactagaAATAAAGCTCCTCTTTACAAAATAATCAGTGCTTAACCTTATGACCTTAGCAATCTCACTTCCTCCTTAAATTTGTTCCTCTAGAGGAAAGAACACTACAAACACCTATAGTTTCT encodes:
- the BEGAIN gene encoding brain-enriched guanylate kinase-associated protein; the protein is MEKISTLQEQKGELRKRLSYTTHKLEMLETEFDSTRQYLEIELRRAQEELEKVTEKLRRIQNNYLALQRINQDLEDKLYRMGQHYEEEKRALSHEIIALNNHLIEAKVTIDKLSEDNELYRKDCNLAAQLLQCSKNYDRAHKLSELPTDFQERVSIHLEKHGCSLSVPLCHTSYADTIPTCVIAKVLEKPDPNSLSSHLSSPSTRDLNFQDSAGKVGQRPQYPKSDIYCSDTALYCPEERRRERRQSVDTQVKDVGFLRSQNSTDSTVEEDGFHSSFSHEAFPEYITSLPTSSSYSSFSVTSEEKENAQANTLTASQQAIYMSNREELFERKSPAGYEHQGSPRFAKPKPAQHMELADDNENSPTFTRTLPPYANEPFHFSAITPQQALANQKMRNECRSTHLSEEDLPGRWRQLSVEDIGAYSYRNAGRLSPCSFSEQYYSSPIKKGDSRTSPIYASYKADSCSEGDDICQSRLVDSCFLRTDSGLNIDVSTSCKQDKLPTYKTKESRDQKNERITVQLCSSKNMENSPVLKREYVDVSPNSSAESLNQSSVEASEIHQSSMDQGSHPGVHSKQPQFQRTGSTGLSRKDSLTKAQLYGTLLN